The genomic segment GCTACCGCAGCGTGGTTTGTCGGGTATACCAGCCGTCTGACAACAGCAGTATGGACGGGCTATTCAGGCGTTAAGAGTGATTCAGTCAGTTCAAAGGATTTCGGAACTTTTCTTGGCACCGGTGAACAGCGCTACTCCATGACGATCTTTAAAAATATCATGACACCGTTCATGCCGGGAGCACCCGATTTTGTTCAGCCCGATTCAGTGATCCATATTGGCGGAGGAGAACTGGCGGTAAAAAATGCAGATGTAAAGAATCATTCTAATCAGGAGAAGGATGAAGGAAATCAGCAGGGCGATAACTCCAGTTCGAGCATGCCGTCTTCTTCAAGCTCGTCCGCTCCTGCCAGCAGTTCGCAGCCACCGGCGACAGGCAGTTCAGTTTCTTCCTCTTCGTCACAAAGTTCTTCCTCTTCTTCAGCATCAACAGGAGGAGGACAGGGAAACGGTAGCGGTAATGGTAATAATGGTAACGGTAATAACGATAACGGTAATAATGGCCCACCGGATAATAACCCACCGGATAATGATGCAACGGATAATGAACCATCGGATAATGATGCAACGGATAATGATGCAATGGATAATGAACCATCGAATAATGATGCAACGGATAATGAACCAACGGATAATAATCCAACGGCTCCAGCTCCATAATACAGACGTACAAAAAGAAAACGGGCAAATGCCCGTTTTCTTTTTGTGATCTAATGAAGACTAAATAAATGTTTCAGAATAACTAAGCTTCTGGTGGTGTCAAAGGCTTGCCGGCCGGCAGGCTTTTTTTCATCCGATGGTACACGGCAAGTTTTTTTGTCAGTTCTTCCTGAAGGTTGTCCAGTTGAATAAATGATATATAGCGGTCGGGCTGCCGGAAAATATACTTGAGTCTCTCCTGAAGATTAAGCGGCGCAAAGGGCAGCGCCTGAAGTTCTGAAGTTAACTCTACCGGAGACAGTGTTCGTACAGGACGATTCGCTGTCCAGACCATGTGATCAATAAATGCAGATACAGCATGTAACATCAGCCCTTTTGCCTGTTCAGATTGCCTGCGATGAAAAGCTGTTCTGATCTGCTGGCGCTCTTCCCATAAGTATGGAAGAACGGGATCCTCTTCCTGCCATGGCCAGGTCGCCAGTAACGAAGAATCACCCTTAAATAACATGTCGTAGAAGAAAGGAATGCGCATCCTTTCTTCCCTATTTTTCGGTATGGATAGTTCAGATCTGTGCTGATAAAAAGGAGCTTGTCGGAATTCTTCCGGAATTCTAAGCATGACCGATCACATCGTTCTTTGCCTGATTTGTCCTTTTCATCCGTTTTCTGCCTTCCGGCACAGGTCGAGAAGCGGGCATTCGGGACAGTTCGGGTGTTGTGCTTTACAGTGATAACGTCCGAAAAAAATCAACCGGTGATGCGTTTCTGACCATTTCTCTTTCGGAACCCGCTTCATCAGAGTTTTCTCTACCTCAAAGACACTGTCCTTCCATCTGCAGATGCCAAGTCTCTTAGTCACCCGTTCGACATGCGTATCGACAGCGATTGCAGGTACACCGAATGCCACGGAGAGAATCACATTTGCGGTTTTTCT from the Sporolactobacillus sp. Y61 genome contains:
- a CDS encoding YpoC family protein, yielding MRIPFFYDMLFKGDSSLLATWPWQEEDPVLPYLWEERQQIRTAFHRRQSEQAKGLMLHAVSAFIDHMVWTANRPVRTLSPVELTSELQALPFAPLNLQERLKYIFRQPDRYISFIQLDNLQEELTKKLAVYHRMKKSLPAGKPLTPPEA